One window from the genome of Paraneptunicella aestuarii encodes:
- the flgF gene encoding flagellar basal-body rod protein FlgF codes for MDKMLYIAASGASQDLLGTAVRSNNLANAQTTGFKALLTQARAMPAFGDGLPTRVFAMTEGYANKMTGGSMVQTARDMDLAIQGDGWFAVQDAKGNEAYTRAGSFQAAADGMLQDAHGNPVMGDGGPIYLPLPLDNLNFAVDGTITVRPQGAPENVQEELGRLKLVNPDVRDLVRGQDGLFRTKDGNEAELDPTVRIRSGVLESSNVNPIDEMMKVMELQKHYEMQVKIMKKADELDMRGNQLLRII; via the coding sequence ATGGATAAAATGCTTTATATCGCAGCGAGCGGAGCAAGTCAGGACTTGCTGGGTACTGCGGTACGTTCTAACAACCTGGCAAATGCTCAGACTACAGGTTTTAAAGCTCTGCTAACTCAAGCCAGAGCCATGCCCGCCTTTGGTGATGGTTTACCAACTCGTGTCTTTGCAATGACCGAGGGCTATGCCAATAAAATGACTGGTGGTTCCATGGTTCAAACCGCCCGTGATATGGACTTAGCCATTCAGGGCGATGGTTGGTTTGCTGTTCAAGATGCTAAAGGCAATGAAGCCTATACCAGAGCCGGAAGTTTCCAGGCTGCGGCAGATGGTATGTTGCAAGATGCTCATGGTAATCCTGTCATGGGTGATGGCGGCCCGATTTATCTTCCACTTCCTTTGGATAATCTCAATTTTGCGGTAGATGGCACCATTACTGTTCGCCCTCAAGGCGCGCCAGAGAACGTGCAAGAGGAATTGGGGAGATTGAAGTTGGTCAATCCTGATGTGCGCGATTTGGTTCGTGGTCAAGATGGATTGTTCCGAACCAAAGACGGCAATGAGGCCGAGCTGGATCCCACAGTACGAATTCGTAGTGGCGTTTTAGAGTCCAGCAACGTCAATCCGATTGATGAAATGATGAAAGTAATGGAGTTGCAAAAGCATTACGAGATGCAAGTCAAGATCATGAAGAAAGCCGACGAACTTGATATGCGTGGCAACCAGTTGCTCAGAATTATTTAA
- the flgG gene encoding flagellar basal-body rod protein FlgG, protein MHPALWISKTGLDAAQTDVSVISNNLANASTVGFKKDRAIFEDLLYQNINQPGGRSSADTELPSGLMLGAGSKVVATQKAHTQGNLITTDNALDMSIQGRGYFEILQPDGSLAYTRNGQFTLDNQGQIVTPGAGFLLQPNITIPEDAQQITISQDGEVSATVRGQADPIVLGQLNLSDFLNPAGLQPIGQNLYVETAASGNPIQGIPGLDGIGSIAQGSLETSNVNVTEELVNLIESQRLYEMNSKVISSVDQMLSQVIQQL, encoded by the coding sequence ATGCACCCAGCATTATGGATCAGTAAAACTGGATTGGATGCGGCACAAACTGATGTGTCGGTCATTTCCAATAACCTGGCAAACGCCAGTACGGTCGGTTTTAAGAAAGATCGCGCTATTTTTGAAGATCTTCTGTATCAGAACATCAATCAACCCGGTGGTCGTTCTTCTGCAGATACCGAGTTACCTTCCGGCTTAATGCTAGGTGCAGGTAGCAAGGTTGTGGCAACGCAAAAAGCACATACACAAGGTAACCTGATCACAACAGATAACGCTTTGGACATGTCAATTCAAGGGCGTGGATATTTTGAAATTCTGCAACCTGACGGTTCTTTGGCGTATACCCGAAACGGTCAGTTCACTTTGGATAACCAAGGTCAAATCGTTACTCCGGGCGCGGGTTTCCTGTTGCAGCCTAACATTACTATTCCTGAAGATGCTCAGCAAATCACCATTTCTCAGGATGGTGAAGTATCAGCAACGGTTCGTGGACAAGCAGACCCTATCGTACTTGGACAGTTAAACCTGTCTGACTTTTTGAACCCTGCTGGATTGCAGCCAATCGGGCAAAACCTGTATGTGGAAACGGCGGCAAGCGGTAACCCCATTCAGGGTATTCCTGGTTTGGACGGTATCGGTTCAATTGCACAAGGTTCGCTGGAAACTTCCAACGTGAACGTAACGGAAGAACTGGTGAATCTGATTGAAAGTCAACGTTTGTATGAGATGAACTCCAAAGTGATTTCATCGGTTGATCAGATGTTGAGTCAGGTTATTCAGCAGCTTTAA
- the flgH gene encoding flagellar basal body L-ring protein FlgH: MRSLVKTVSITLCSVGMLSGCMSTAHHEPMPNDPFYAPIIPDMPSEKVNDDGSIFQASMSSSLYSDAKARRIGDIITVILRENTTATKSAKTTMGRDNAMTVEPIIGLGGQNVTVGNQSIQMDLNTSNSFEGDAQANQSNNLNGNISVTVVQVLPNSNLVIRGEKWLTLNSGDEYLRLTGIVRPSDINPANEVLSTKIANARIKYSGTGEFARTQEQGWLTKFFSSSWWPF, from the coding sequence ATGAGGTCATTAGTAAAAACAGTCAGCATTACATTGTGTTCCGTTGGAATGCTGTCGGGCTGTATGTCAACGGCTCATCATGAACCCATGCCTAATGATCCATTTTACGCACCTATTATTCCTGATATGCCCTCAGAAAAAGTGAATGATGATGGCAGTATTTTTCAGGCAAGTATGAGTAGTAGCCTGTATTCCGACGCAAAAGCGCGCCGAATCGGCGACATCATCACGGTTATTTTGCGTGAAAACACCACCGCGACCAAGTCGGCAAAAACCACCATGGGACGTGACAATGCCATGACAGTCGAGCCAATCATTGGCTTGGGTGGGCAGAATGTTACGGTTGGCAACCAGTCTATTCAAATGGATTTGAACACATCGAATTCCTTTGAAGGTGATGCTCAGGCGAATCAGAGTAATAACCTGAATGGCAACATTTCAGTCACCGTGGTTCAAGTGTTGCCCAACAGTAATTTGGTTATTCGTGGCGAGAAATGGCTAACCCTCAATAGCGGTGATGAGTATTTGCGCTTAACAGGCATTGTTCGCCCGTCGGACATTAATCCGGCGAATGAAGTGTTATCGACCAAAATCGCCAATGCCCGTATCAAATACAGTGGCACGGGGGAGTTTGCCAGAACCCAGGAACAAGGCTGGTTAACCAAATTCTTCTCATCGTCCTGGTGGCCATTTTAA
- a CDS encoding flagellar basal body P-ring protein FlgI, whose amino-acid sequence MKQLLILMGLMLLLPLNVQAQRVKDVATIQGVRSNQLVGYGLVVGLPGTGEQSPFTEQSFRAMLSNFGIALPSNVKPKIKNVAAVAVHAELPPFIKPGQTIDITVSSIGEAGSLRGGTLLQTFLKGVDGNVYAIAQGSLVVSGFGAEGADGSRIVSNTPTVGRIANGAIVERSVPSGLMTNDYLTLNLNYPDFGTAKNLAETINRRLGADPSKGYVIATPIDAASVRVSAPRDVGQRVGFLATLQDFEFTPEEAPARVVINSRTGTIVIGKEVRLLPAAITHGGLTVTIAENQTVSQPNAFAQGETQTTTQSIVDVNLDDTRMFKFEPGVTLDQLVRAVNEVGAAPGDLMAILEALREAGALQGQLIII is encoded by the coding sequence ATGAAACAGTTACTGATATTAATGGGATTGATGCTGTTGTTGCCTCTGAATGTTCAGGCTCAACGCGTGAAAGATGTTGCCACCATTCAAGGTGTGCGTAGTAACCAGTTAGTGGGTTATGGTTTGGTTGTCGGTTTGCCAGGAACGGGTGAGCAAAGTCCCTTCACTGAACAAAGTTTCCGTGCCATGTTGTCAAATTTCGGTATTGCACTGCCCAGCAACGTCAAGCCAAAAATCAAGAACGTGGCTGCTGTAGCGGTTCATGCTGAATTGCCGCCATTTATCAAGCCGGGTCAAACCATTGATATTACCGTATCGTCTATTGGCGAAGCGGGAAGCTTGCGTGGTGGAACCTTGTTGCAAACCTTCCTTAAAGGTGTCGATGGCAATGTTTATGCGATTGCGCAAGGGAGTTTGGTGGTCAGTGGTTTCGGCGCCGAAGGTGCTGATGGTTCTCGTATTGTCTCTAACACGCCAACAGTCGGACGTATCGCTAATGGGGCTATTGTTGAACGTAGTGTTCCTAGCGGTTTAATGACCAATGACTATTTAACGCTGAACCTGAATTACCCGGATTTTGGTACTGCCAAGAATTTGGCTGAAACGATTAACCGTCGTTTGGGAGCGGATCCGTCAAAAGGCTACGTGATCGCAACACCTATTGATGCTGCTTCAGTGCGAGTGTCTGCTCCACGCGATGTAGGTCAGCGAGTTGGATTTCTTGCCACACTACAAGATTTTGAATTTACCCCGGAAGAAGCCCCTGCTCGGGTGGTTATTAACAGCCGCACCGGCACGATTGTTATCGGTAAAGAAGTGCGCTTGTTACCTGCGGCGATCACTCACGGTGGGCTGACAGTGACCATCGCGGAAAATCAAACCGTATCGCAACCCAATGCTTTTGCGCAGGGGGAAACGCAAACGACGACACAATCCATAGTCGACGTGAATCTTGATGATACCCGTATGTTCAAATTTGAGCCGGGTGTGACCTTGGATCAGTTAGTTCGTGCAGTGAATGAAGTAGGTGCTGCGCCGGGTGACTTAATGGCAATTCTTGAAGCGCTACGTGAAGCCGGAGCGTTACAAGGTCAGTTGATTATTATCTAA
- the flgJ gene encoding flagellar assembly peptidoglycan hydrolase FlgJ, whose product MDMSAQVQSQIDQAQVAYDIKGLDVLRQGAQKGDRKALEATAEQFEAIFVRMMLKSMRDATDALADEDSPFNSQQVKFYRDMQDQQMASDLAKNGNLGLAELIMQQLDPEGSGVISASVIRSGANMSDFHTGNTNSTSAKLDLPVMKSSDSSESSRAESSRGVAYKKSAFESPEAFIESLLPVAEKVAGELGLDPKALVAQAAVETGWGQHMIHSSSGENSHNLFGIKANRDWSGDKQVVETLEYNQGLARKQKAAFRSYDDFHASMQDYVQFIKDSPRYRNAVEQSAEPKAYFQQLQQAGYATDPAYAEKVMSVFNSEKLSSLSARSSI is encoded by the coding sequence ATGGATATGTCAGCTCAAGTACAAAGCCAAATCGACCAAGCTCAAGTCGCCTATGACATCAAAGGTTTGGATGTGCTGCGCCAAGGTGCGCAAAAAGGCGATAGAAAGGCATTGGAAGCAACGGCTGAGCAGTTTGAAGCGATTTTCGTTCGCATGATGTTGAAATCTATGCGTGATGCTACCGATGCCTTGGCTGATGAAGATAGTCCGTTTAATTCGCAACAAGTGAAGTTTTATCGCGATATGCAAGATCAGCAAATGGCGTCTGATTTAGCGAAAAATGGCAACCTGGGTTTGGCGGAACTCATTATGCAACAGCTTGACCCAGAAGGAAGTGGTGTTATATCGGCAAGTGTTATTCGCAGTGGTGCGAATATGTCAGATTTTCATACTGGTAACACGAACAGCACTTCTGCAAAACTGGATTTGCCGGTAATGAAGTCTTCCGATTCTTCAGAGTCAAGTCGCGCAGAATCAAGTCGTGGTGTGGCTTATAAGAAATCAGCCTTTGAATCACCCGAAGCCTTTATCGAATCATTATTACCTGTGGCTGAAAAAGTGGCCGGAGAGTTGGGGTTGGATCCTAAAGCGCTTGTTGCTCAAGCGGCAGTAGAAACGGGCTGGGGTCAACACATGATCCATTCTTCCAGCGGTGAAAATTCTCATAACCTGTTTGGTATCAAAGCTAACCGCGATTGGTCGGGAGACAAACAGGTGGTCGAAACACTGGAATACAACCAGGGTTTAGCTAGGAAACAAAAAGCGGCTTTTCGTTCTTACGACGATTTCCATGCGTCAATGCAGGACTATGTGCAGTTTATTAAAGACAGTCCTCGTTATCGCAATGCCGTGGAGCAGTCAGCCGAACCCAAGGCCTACTTTCAGCAGTTGCAACAGGCTGGTTATGCAACTGACCCGGCATATGCTGAGAAAGTGATGTCGGTATTTAACAGTGAAAAGCTGTCTTCTTTATCAGCTCGAAGCTCTATTTGA
- the flgK gene encoding flagellar hook-associated protein FlgK, translated as MIDLFTVASSGLQAQNQLLNTAGKNIANVNTEGYVRERTTHVTQELGGVGRATTERVIDRFAQNQHRRDTSVLGLYETYTAKTSQIDNIFANEANSIASAMSRFFGSMQTATDEPTNIAARQLVLGQAESMIGQFSTMESFLENKQQELNEQLTTTITRANELIQNIAQLNNQIRTTQHANQYSEPGALKNQLDLSILELAEMIAIETRDNGDGSTLINLTTGQSLVLEDGTFNVFELNGNPDINRKDLTLTTPNNIVNIPLAETNLGGEIGGLFKFRDEILETSRRELGQIALALTDALNEQNNLGMDLDGQLGADIFSRPNFQSLTYTANSSATLLVNARVEDGGHSSLTSADYQITIDAVNAGPSLDITVAFLNPDGTPVRDTAGNPITQTLVGVNATPGNYSSINGGLEIEFPNGGAYAVGDQFLFQPTKDAASKIDLLMSRPEDLAMAMPVRIESSINNLGDTTITGTTVTNTHVDTAAPFDANSSAFDGAGGLLNGVGAGNAPARIVFTGTNSFEVQDSGGAVIVTVAGATDLNNIMTQAQGAAGWPFGAFPDYPGYDFSVQGVPKAGDTFNINYNTSGTDDNRNGLAMADLQSADTMVRDNGSGSSNLISFHEAYSTIVSDIGEKSASADISLKAAEAIERQSRELFESTSGVNLDEEASNLIRFQQAYAASAKVLTTAQSLFDTILSAVR; from the coding sequence GTGATTGATTTATTCACCGTTGCATCGTCAGGATTACAAGCGCAAAACCAGCTGTTGAATACAGCCGGTAAGAACATCGCGAATGTAAACACCGAAGGTTATGTTCGTGAGCGTACAACTCATGTTACTCAAGAATTGGGTGGCGTAGGTCGTGCAACAACCGAACGTGTTATTGACCGATTTGCGCAAAATCAGCATCGTCGTGATACGTCGGTATTGGGTTTATACGAAACCTATACGGCGAAAACCAGCCAAATAGACAACATTTTTGCTAATGAAGCGAACAGTATCGCTTCAGCGATGAGTCGTTTCTTCGGTTCCATGCAAACGGCTACCGATGAGCCGACCAATATTGCCGCTCGTCAATTGGTGTTGGGGCAAGCTGAATCTATGATTGGTCAGTTCTCTACAATGGAAAGCTTCCTTGAGAACAAACAGCAGGAATTGAATGAGCAACTAACAACGACCATCACTCGTGCTAACGAGTTGATCCAGAATATAGCTCAGTTGAATAACCAAATCAGAACGACTCAACATGCTAATCAATATAGCGAGCCGGGAGCGTTAAAGAACCAGTTGGATTTATCCATTCTGGAATTGGCGGAGATGATCGCAATTGAAACGCGAGATAACGGTGACGGTTCTACGTTAATCAACTTAACCACGGGGCAGTCTCTGGTATTGGAAGATGGCACATTCAATGTATTTGAGTTGAATGGTAACCCCGATATCAACCGTAAAGATCTGACCCTGACAACCCCGAATAATATTGTCAATATTCCGTTGGCTGAAACCAACTTGGGTGGCGAAATAGGTGGTTTGTTTAAGTTTCGTGATGAAATTTTGGAAACAAGTCGTCGTGAATTAGGGCAGATAGCTTTGGCTTTAACCGACGCTTTGAACGAGCAAAATAACCTGGGTATGGATTTGGACGGTCAGTTGGGAGCGGATATTTTCTCTAGACCTAACTTTCAAAGTTTGACCTACACGGCTAATTCATCAGCCACTTTACTGGTTAATGCGCGAGTGGAAGATGGAGGGCATTCAAGCCTGACCAGCGCAGATTATCAAATTACCATTGACGCGGTTAACGCGGGCCCAAGTCTGGATATTACGGTTGCATTCTTGAACCCGGATGGTACTCCTGTTAGAGATACTGCGGGCAACCCTATCACTCAAACATTGGTCGGTGTTAACGCCACGCCGGGTAACTACTCATCAATTAATGGTGGTTTGGAAATTGAGTTTCCGAATGGCGGTGCTTATGCGGTTGGTGATCAGTTTTTGTTTCAACCAACCAAAGATGCGGCTTCTAAAATTGATTTGTTGATGAGTCGTCCGGAAGATTTGGCTATGGCGATGCCTGTGCGTATTGAATCTTCCATTAATAACCTGGGCGATACAACAATAACAGGCACTACCGTTACCAATACCCATGTTGATACAGCAGCGCCTTTTGATGCTAATTCATCGGCTTTTGATGGCGCTGGTGGGTTGTTAAATGGTGTGGGTGCGGGTAATGCGCCTGCCAGGATTGTGTTTACAGGAACCAATAGTTTTGAAGTTCAAGACAGTGGGGGTGCGGTTATTGTCACTGTTGCCGGTGCGACAGATCTCAATAACATCATGACCCAGGCGCAGGGCGCCGCTGGTTGGCCTTTTGGTGCTTTTCCTGATTACCCAGGCTACGATTTTAGTGTTCAAGGTGTTCCGAAAGCAGGAGATACCTTCAACATAAACTATAATACCAGTGGTACGGACGATAACCGGAATGGCTTAGCCATGGCAGATTTGCAAAGTGCTGATACTATGGTTCGTGATAATGGCTCTGGTAGTAGCAACCTGATCAGTTTTCATGAAGCTTATTCCACCATTGTGAGCGATATTGGTGAAAAATCCGCTTCTGCCGATATATCCTTAAAGGCCGCAGAAGCGATTGAGCGTCAATCAAGAGAATTGTTTGAGTCGACATCAGGCGTAAATCTGGATGAAGAAGCATCCAACCTGATTCGGTTCCAGCAAGCGTATGCGGCTTCGGCTAAAGTGCTGACAACGGCACAAAGCCTGTTTGATACTATATTGAGTGCGGTGAGGTAG
- the flgL gene encoding flagellar hook-associated protein FlgL produces the protein MRISTNQLFDRSIQGILDNQGDLSDIQQQLSSGKKLLRPSDDPVGAAQVVRLTEELDRIEQFKKNNTLLENALSQEEAILSGVTEAGLRTRQLAIQAGNGVNTIEDRRALGIEIGQIRDQIFDLMNSRNADGEYIFAGFQSDSPAFIYDATAAGNKYQFQGDDGQNEIQISNTVRVESGDSGKVVFEDVLARLKGNITGGTAGSSSMKITQQSSFDFFHKTNYDAVTAANNVYRGTVNGAGNQVDFINVGTGAAVGSVAFTSGQPFTFKGLEFDVTATAGQTVEFTLQQPEKKNIAETLNDFYIALNDANISDSDYAAALDDVIVGLDNALQAVADANSAVGGRLNVAESVLKSNLDLEIANKSARSDIEDVDYAVAVSELSKQETALQAAQATFSRVTQLSLFDYI, from the coding sequence ATGCGTATTTCAACAAATCAGTTATTTGACAGAAGTATTCAGGGCATCCTGGATAATCAGGGTGATTTGTCTGATATTCAGCAGCAACTTTCTTCAGGGAAAAAGCTACTTCGCCCGTCGGATGATCCTGTTGGTGCTGCGCAGGTAGTACGCCTTACCGAAGAATTGGATCGTATCGAACAGTTTAAAAAGAATAATACATTGCTCGAAAATGCCTTATCCCAGGAAGAAGCCATTCTTAGTGGTGTTACCGAGGCAGGGCTTCGTACTCGTCAACTTGCGATCCAGGCCGGTAATGGTGTCAATACCATTGAAGACAGACGAGCACTGGGCATTGAGATTGGTCAAATCCGAGATCAGATATTTGACTTGATGAATAGTCGAAATGCTGACGGTGAATACATTTTCGCAGGCTTTCAGTCTGACTCTCCGGCTTTCATTTATGATGCCACCGCTGCTGGAAATAAATACCAGTTTCAGGGCGACGATGGTCAAAATGAAATTCAGATTTCCAACACTGTGCGTGTCGAAAGTGGTGATTCTGGCAAAGTGGTATTCGAAGATGTGTTAGCTCGTTTGAAAGGTAATATTACGGGAGGAACGGCGGGTTCTTCAAGTATGAAGATCACTCAGCAGAGCTCGTTTGATTTTTTCCACAAGACCAATTACGACGCAGTTACGGCAGCCAATAACGTTTATCGAGGAACGGTAAATGGTGCGGGTAACCAGGTTGATTTTATTAATGTGGGCACTGGTGCTGCGGTGGGTTCTGTGGCGTTTACTTCAGGTCAACCATTTACCTTCAAAGGTCTGGAATTTGATGTAACGGCAACGGCAGGGCAAACGGTCGAGTTTACATTGCAGCAACCAGAGAAAAAGAATATTGCTGAAACATTAAACGATTTCTACATTGCATTAAACGATGCCAATATCTCGGATTCCGATTATGCTGCGGCACTGGATGATGTCATTGTCGGTTTGGATAACGCCTTGCAAGCGGTGGCAGACGCCAATTCTGCGGTAGGTGGACGTTTGAATGTGGCGGAATCGGTACTTAAATCTAATCTGGATTTGGAAATCGCCAATAAATCAGCGCGTTCTGACATTGAAGATGTCGATTATGCCGTTGCGGTTTCTGAATTAAGTAAACAGGAAACCGCGTTGCAGGCTGCTCAGGCGACATTTTCTCGAGTGACGCAGCTTTCTTTGTTTGATTATATTTAA
- a CDS encoding LysR family transcriptional regulator, producing the protein MLERYHLSILQSVVKTGTVTEAAEELHLTQSALSHAIKKLENQLGMKVWEKQGRTLKLTQAGKLILSLANRINPQFEQAELLLSQIAKGQRGLLRIGMECHPCYQWLLKVVEPFLKKWPDVEMDVKQEFQFGGMGALRGYEIDLLVTPDPLFKPGVDFIPVFDYEHQLVVARDHPLADKPHVQPHDLINETLITYPVEPSRLDIFSRFLVPAGCTVKKHKIIETTEIMLQMVAANRGVAALPGWLIRDYAKQMNIQGIRFGEEGIHKQIFLGIRNEDRQVDYINDFIQMAGLELLA; encoded by the coding sequence ATGTTAGAACGTTACCATTTATCCATTTTGCAAAGTGTTGTGAAAACCGGCACTGTGACTGAAGCAGCGGAAGAGCTGCATTTAACTCAATCGGCATTAAGTCATGCCATCAAAAAGCTCGAAAACCAATTAGGTATGAAAGTCTGGGAAAAACAGGGAAGAACATTAAAGCTGACTCAGGCAGGAAAACTCATTCTTTCTTTGGCAAATCGAATTAATCCTCAATTTGAACAAGCCGAATTGTTGTTAAGTCAAATCGCTAAAGGTCAGCGAGGTCTTTTACGCATCGGAATGGAATGCCACCCTTGCTATCAGTGGTTATTGAAAGTGGTAGAGCCGTTTCTGAAAAAATGGCCAGACGTAGAAATGGACGTAAAACAGGAATTTCAGTTTGGAGGCATGGGAGCACTGCGAGGATATGAAATTGATTTGCTGGTAACGCCCGATCCTTTGTTCAAACCGGGCGTCGATTTTATTCCCGTATTTGATTATGAACATCAACTTGTGGTTGCCAGGGATCATCCTTTAGCCGATAAACCTCATGTACAACCTCACGATTTAATCAATGAAACGCTCATTACTTATCCGGTAGAACCTTCTCGGTTAGACATTTTCAGTCGTTTTTTAGTGCCTGCCGGATGTACAGTCAAAAAGCATAAAATCATTGAAACCACTGAAATCATGCTGCAAATGGTTGCAGCCAACAGAGGCGTAGCGGCACTCCCCGGATGGTTAATTCGCGATTACGCAAAACAAATGAATATTCAGGGGATACGCTTTGGCGAAGAAGGTATTCATAAACAAATATTTTTAGGGATAAGAAATGAAGACAGGCAAGTGGATTACATCAACGATTTTATTCAAATGGCGGGATTAGAATTATTAGCTTGA